Proteins encoded together in one Pelagicoccus enzymogenes window:
- a CDS encoding dihydrodipicolinate synthase family protein, whose translation MSQPNKHRGTIVPMVTPFTKELSLDETAAERMVDRLASHGIGAFVMGTTGEAASIPSSLRNRFVEIAVKAAAGRVPVYAGIGDNCVLNSIDAANAYLTIGVDAVVAHLPSYYTLTAGEMVQYFQLLSDQINGAIVPYNIPPATHMSIPIEVVKTISDWDNVVGFKDSENLPGRLEAIATLGNRDDFSIFMGVARNSLEAMRHGYDGLVPSSGNLAPHLWQTFEKQVEENDWDAAQETQQQANELAQIFQKDRTLGQSLATLKACMAALGLCQHYMLPPLETRPSSEIESFKPLLEAFEELPTGSSKKQD comes from the coding sequence ATGAGCCAGCCAAACAAACACAGAGGCACGATCGTTCCCATGGTCACGCCGTTCACCAAGGAACTAAGCCTGGACGAGACAGCCGCCGAGCGAATGGTCGACCGCCTCGCCTCCCACGGCATCGGAGCGTTCGTCATGGGCACCACCGGAGAAGCCGCTTCGATCCCGTCCTCCCTGCGTAACCGCTTCGTGGAAATCGCAGTCAAGGCTGCCGCAGGACGCGTTCCCGTGTATGCAGGGATTGGAGACAATTGCGTTTTGAATTCCATCGACGCCGCGAACGCTTACCTGACCATCGGCGTCGATGCCGTGGTTGCCCACTTGCCGAGCTACTACACCCTCACCGCTGGGGAAATGGTCCAGTACTTCCAGCTCTTGTCCGATCAAATCAACGGCGCGATCGTACCTTACAACATCCCGCCCGCAACCCACATGTCCATTCCCATCGAAGTGGTTAAAACCATTTCCGACTGGGACAACGTAGTCGGCTTCAAGGACTCTGAAAACCTACCTGGACGCCTGGAGGCCATCGCCACCCTCGGGAATCGGGACGACTTCTCTATTTTCATGGGAGTCGCTCGCAACTCGCTCGAAGCCATGCGCCACGGGTACGACGGACTCGTACCCAGCTCCGGCAACCTCGCGCCCCACCTCTGGCAAACCTTCGAAAAGCAGGTCGAGGAAAACGATTGGGACGCTGCCCAGGAGACTCAGCAGCAAGCCAACGAGCTGGCCCAGATCTTCCAAAAGGACCGCACGCTCGGACAGTCCCTGGCAACTCTCAAAGCCTGCATGGCGGCTCTAGGACTTTGCCAGCACTACATGCTGCCTCCCCTAGAAACGCGGCCTTCCAGCGAAATCGAATCCTTCAAGCCACTGCTGGAAGCATTCGAGGAACTGCCCACCGGCAGCTCCAAAAAACAAGACTAG
- a CDS encoding amidohydrolase family protein, with amino-acid sequence MRIVDTHQHLWEQDRFPYSWTAGIPALNRSFSLEDYRQASLGEGVSKTIFMECDVDAPHALGEARWAQGLADANPLIAGIVASAPLESDTFSNHLEALLDLSKLRGIRRVLHTRDDDFSKTPLFRENLKRLPKHGLVFDLCVLSRQLPVAIDLVRACPEVSFVLDHCGVPDVKGEGFHPWKEDIRELSGYANVVACKVSGIVAYADPEKVEACSMRPWFEHVVSCFGWERMVWGGDWPVCTLTSDLRNWIQITKELCSQASDSERSKLFSINAERIYGV; translated from the coding sequence ATGAGAATTGTAGATACGCATCAGCACCTGTGGGAACAGGATCGTTTCCCTTACTCCTGGACCGCAGGGATTCCGGCCCTTAACCGGAGCTTTTCCCTTGAAGACTATCGGCAAGCATCGTTGGGCGAAGGGGTGAGCAAGACGATCTTCATGGAGTGCGATGTCGACGCTCCTCATGCCCTCGGAGAAGCTCGCTGGGCGCAGGGGTTGGCTGATGCGAACCCATTGATAGCGGGAATCGTGGCGAGCGCTCCGTTGGAGTCGGATACCTTTTCGAATCACCTCGAAGCGTTGCTCGATCTCTCGAAATTAAGGGGGATTCGACGGGTTTTGCACACTCGCGACGATGATTTTTCCAAGACCCCTTTGTTCCGGGAAAACTTGAAGCGTTTGCCTAAGCACGGGTTGGTCTTCGACCTTTGCGTATTGTCTCGTCAACTACCGGTCGCTATCGACTTGGTGAGAGCCTGCCCGGAGGTGAGCTTCGTTCTGGACCACTGTGGGGTGCCCGATGTGAAGGGAGAAGGCTTTCATCCTTGGAAGGAGGATATACGGGAGTTGTCAGGATACGCGAATGTGGTGGCGTGCAAGGTCAGCGGTATTGTTGCCTATGCGGATCCTGAAAAAGTGGAGGCTTGCTCCATGAGGCCTTGGTTTGAACATGTTGTTTCATGTTTCGGCTGGGAGCGGATGGTCTGGGGCGGCGACTGGCCGGTGTGTACGCTGACAAGCGATCTGAGAAACTGGATACAGATTACGAAGGAACTATGCTCGCAAGCCAGCGATAGCGAACGGTCGAAATTGTTTTCGATCAATGCGGAGAGGATTTATGGTGTTTGA
- a CDS encoding four-carbon acid sugar kinase family protein has protein sequence MIVVADDFTGAAEIAAASFQHGFSSAVLRTPIPEYTIVRHTVLDTDSRLLQAADAQSAIERTLDFIEKQPPQRYFKKVDSVLRGNVATELATLAKALNKPRVILHPANPSAGRAIKDRTYLVNGTPLSKTEFAKDPTHPATSDDPLQLIGIVSDFPLHYCTLADELPAAGIVVCESASASDVKAWSRKLEATDLPAGGRDFYECIIEDEKPKVSNIAHNPIRAKQASLLIHGTVSHQREAFHHAVKGRKLTRLQLSPERNDATALKKTIEALSEALRNEGLATVEFERLARPPANASLEIERALAEILKKLKSRRPHFSNRLHLIVEGGATAALVLQQLDINELQVEHVWAGGVVSLSTPSFEKLTITSKPGSYPWPAALVQKLSLEN, from the coding sequence ATGATAGTTGTGGCAGACGATTTCACGGGCGCTGCCGAAATCGCGGCCGCATCCTTCCAACATGGATTCAGCAGCGCCGTGCTCCGGACTCCGATCCCCGAGTACACCATCGTGCGCCATACGGTTCTGGATACAGACTCCCGGCTCCTGCAAGCCGCCGACGCCCAGTCCGCCATCGAGCGAACCTTGGATTTTATAGAAAAGCAGCCCCCGCAAAGATACTTCAAAAAGGTCGATTCCGTACTGAGAGGCAATGTCGCCACCGAGCTCGCGACGCTCGCCAAAGCCCTCAACAAGCCCCGCGTCATCCTCCATCCCGCCAATCCATCCGCAGGACGCGCCATCAAGGACCGAACCTACCTCGTCAACGGCACGCCCCTATCCAAAACCGAATTCGCCAAAGACCCGACGCATCCCGCCACGAGCGACGACCCCTTGCAGCTCATCGGGATCGTATCTGATTTTCCCCTACACTACTGCACACTCGCAGACGAACTTCCCGCAGCGGGCATCGTTGTTTGCGAATCTGCCTCAGCCTCCGACGTCAAAGCTTGGAGCCGCAAGCTAGAAGCAACCGACCTTCCCGCGGGCGGCCGAGACTTCTACGAGTGCATTATCGAGGACGAGAAGCCAAAAGTCTCAAATATCGCCCACAATCCAATTCGAGCGAAGCAAGCAAGCCTGCTCATCCACGGCACAGTCTCCCACCAGAGGGAGGCATTCCACCACGCAGTCAAGGGACGCAAGCTCACGCGGCTCCAACTCTCCCCCGAGCGCAACGACGCTACAGCTTTAAAAAAGACCATCGAAGCGCTTTCCGAGGCACTACGAAACGAAGGCCTCGCCACCGTCGAATTCGAGCGCCTCGCGCGCCCGCCGGCCAACGCATCTCTGGAAATAGAAAGGGCCCTTGCGGAGATTCTCAAAAAACTGAAGTCGCGGCGCCCCCACTTCTCCAACCGGCTCCATCTCATCGTCGAAGGAGGAGCGACAGCGGCTCTCGTGCTGCAACAACTCGATATCAACGAGCTGCAAGTCGAACATGTATGGGCCGGAGGAGTCGTCTCCCTCTCTACGCCCAGCTTCGAAAAACTGACCATCACGAGCAAACCGGGCAGCTACCCTTGGCCCGCCGCGCTCGTACAAAAGCTATCCCTCGAAAACTGA
- the pdxA gene encoding 4-hydroxythreonine-4-phosphate dehydrogenase PdxA — translation MNTLDKPILAITMGDAAGTGAEIISKAFVEEKLAARCRPLVIGDLQVMQQALGFTDSPLKLRGVQSVSEAKFEEGTLDVLDLDNIDLTKLRLGAVDAMCGQAAYEYVKKATELNLSGEVDGIVTSALNKEAMNKAGHHYDGHTGLLAELCERPGATMMLAAEKLRVSHVSTHVPLVEAIRRVRPERILKVIELTDEAIRRLGVEKPHIAVAGLNPHAGENGLFGDEEITYITPAIEEANRRGFHVSGPYPGDTVFFRANQGEFDATVAMFHDQGHVAAKMLGIWKGVNVTLGLPIIRTSVEHGTNFDMAGTGKSDPRSLIEAVKLASQLAANPVTSSLS, via the coding sequence ATGAATACCTTAGACAAGCCAATCCTCGCCATCACTATGGGTGACGCAGCGGGCACTGGAGCCGAAATCATTTCCAAAGCCTTCGTCGAAGAAAAACTTGCCGCGCGATGCCGTCCCCTTGTCATCGGCGACCTGCAAGTCATGCAGCAAGCCCTCGGCTTTACCGATTCCCCGCTTAAGCTACGCGGGGTCCAGTCGGTTTCGGAAGCCAAATTCGAGGAAGGAACTCTCGACGTGCTCGATCTCGACAACATCGACCTCACTAAGCTTCGTCTCGGCGCCGTAGACGCCATGTGCGGGCAAGCCGCCTACGAATACGTCAAGAAAGCCACCGAGCTCAACCTGAGCGGCGAAGTGGACGGCATCGTCACCAGCGCACTCAACAAGGAAGCGATGAACAAGGCGGGACACCATTACGACGGTCACACCGGACTGCTCGCCGAACTCTGCGAGCGCCCCGGCGCCACCATGATGCTGGCAGCGGAAAAGTTACGCGTCAGCCACGTGTCCACCCACGTGCCTCTCGTCGAAGCCATCCGTCGCGTCCGCCCAGAACGCATCCTCAAGGTGATCGAACTCACCGACGAAGCGATCCGCCGGCTCGGAGTCGAGAAGCCGCACATCGCTGTCGCTGGCCTCAACCCGCACGCCGGCGAAAACGGCCTCTTCGGCGACGAGGAAATCACCTACATCACGCCGGCCATCGAGGAAGCCAATCGACGCGGATTCCATGTGTCTGGCCCCTACCCGGGCGATACCGTTTTCTTCCGAGCCAACCAAGGGGAATTCGACGCCACAGTTGCCATGTTCCACGATCAAGGGCACGTTGCCGCCAAGATGCTCGGAATTTGGAAAGGCGTAAACGTCACCCTCGGGCTCCCCATCATCAGAACATCCGTCGAACACGGAACGAACTTCGACATGGCGGGCACAGGAAAGTCCGACCCGCGCAGCCTTATCGAGGCCGTCAAACTCGCTTCCCAACTCGCCGCAAACCCCGTCACCAGCTCCCTCTCGTGA
- a CDS encoding malectin domain-containing carbohydrate-binding protein, whose amino-acid sequence MNSNFRLLLALGAVAIASKLTGQIPHASDYRGHQRLDTEWKTTTKIDPRTNSFQDAAFDDSDWKTVSVPHNWDSYEGYRQAKHGVHHGSAWYRKSFSVPSGERGKQISLFFEGVGSYATVWVNGQRVGEHAGGLTTFSVDITHAVSFDTPNILAVQADHPAHIRDLPWVCGGCELAYGFSEGTQPFGIFRPVHLVTTNPIRIAPFGVHIWNDQNASEQGAILNLTTEIQRAAQASSQTPLLLKHQIEDETGHVIAESLSRELQAPIQLTLPAVKLWHPDQPYLYTVVTQIMQSGKVLDEVRTLYGVRTVTWPELDGPADQPLLVNGEPYFLNGVADYEHLLGQSHAFSDEQVSTRASKIQAAGFNIFRDAHHPHNLRFNQRWDRDGMLWWTQFGAHIWFENEAFYANYKKLLRDWIKERRNSPSLILYGLQNESKLPAWFAKECADIIRDLDPTASIQRPITTCNGGEGTDWDVAQNWSGTYGGDLYNYANEIRKQRLVGEYGAWRSIDLHSEGGFIEDGILSEDRMAALMETKVRLAETVRDKAIGHFAWPMTTHQNPGRNVGGSGQQTTDGIRELDQIGPANNKGLQTIWGEPLDVFYMYRSNYTPASEDPMVYIVSHTWPDRWTEPGLKDGIIVYSNCEEVELFNDLGGKSLGTRKRGPRGTHFAWDQVEIQYDTLYAEARIDGRTVATDIIQFHHLPPAPLAKAANEREAPVGQSSKDRHYHYRINCGGPDYVDTNGNLWLADQAETETSSWGATSWGDRFANLPHAFGSKRRVYHPISNTRDDSLLQSFRYGREELSYRFELPDGDYEVELHFIEPWYGIDDSKDVAGWRLFDVALNGVTQIDNLDIWSEAGTASHLSKTVPVTVTGGELVISFPEVLSTQAVISAIAISSKNASEDPDTFRLITHLSSSSPSTAALTWLDTGVQLFADQAATLSELSYPLRESEWIQVAAQDTEQKDFNIEFTLSSDADVFVAMPNPHPAWLLDWEDTEFTLETTQSSGEGIPILRKRFDQGEKVTLGSGQAYTTIAKLRPAPAPATSVFDFRVRGSQASEKWQAIANLRAGRSLYSDGGPSIERFYSRLSDCDWLRGPQNDAQNEELEIYFTVDDHTEVYLALDPRIEERPHWLKDWIPTNYYIQPIGHGRIHMMMRRYAPGEQVFLGPNGSLPDGSEAALYSVVVRSVRESFLKPIVTHAPERGLAEWEIYVGVGDRYGLNIPYLFEGGAPLEAKLEIISLADGSLVCDDTFTIQPSIGNPVTDVIRLRTCDSINAGNYTIRFTFEPGNKIQFQDVVVE is encoded by the coding sequence ATGAATTCGAATTTCAGGCTACTCCTCGCACTCGGCGCGGTCGCGATCGCGAGCAAACTCACGGGCCAAATCCCCCACGCCAGCGACTACCGCGGTCACCAAAGGCTCGATACAGAGTGGAAGACCACGACCAAGATCGACCCTAGAACAAATTCATTTCAGGATGCCGCTTTCGACGACAGCGATTGGAAAACCGTATCCGTCCCGCACAATTGGGATAGCTACGAGGGCTACCGCCAAGCGAAGCACGGCGTGCATCACGGCAGCGCTTGGTACCGAAAGTCCTTCTCCGTACCCTCCGGCGAGCGAGGCAAACAGATTTCCCTGTTCTTCGAGGGCGTTGGGTCCTACGCGACCGTTTGGGTAAACGGGCAGCGCGTGGGCGAGCACGCGGGAGGACTCACTACCTTTTCCGTCGACATAACCCACGCCGTATCCTTCGACACCCCAAATATCCTCGCCGTGCAAGCGGACCATCCTGCCCACATAAGAGACCTTCCCTGGGTTTGCGGCGGATGTGAGCTCGCCTACGGATTTTCCGAAGGCACCCAACCCTTCGGAATTTTTCGCCCCGTACACCTCGTCACCACAAACCCGATACGTATCGCGCCATTTGGTGTACATATTTGGAACGACCAAAACGCATCCGAGCAAGGAGCCATATTAAACCTTACCACCGAAATCCAACGTGCCGCCCAAGCCAGCTCGCAAACGCCACTCCTCCTCAAGCACCAAATCGAGGACGAAACCGGCCATGTCATTGCGGAATCGCTAAGCCGCGAACTGCAGGCCCCTATCCAACTCACCCTTCCCGCTGTAAAGCTCTGGCACCCTGACCAACCCTACCTCTACACCGTGGTCACCCAAATCATGCAAAGCGGAAAAGTGTTGGATGAAGTCCGCACTCTCTATGGCGTTCGCACTGTCACTTGGCCCGAGCTCGACGGTCCCGCAGACCAACCGCTTCTCGTCAACGGCGAGCCCTACTTCCTGAACGGGGTTGCCGACTACGAGCACTTGCTCGGCCAGAGCCACGCCTTCTCCGACGAACAGGTCTCCACTCGAGCCTCCAAGATTCAAGCCGCAGGCTTCAACATTTTCCGCGACGCCCACCATCCCCACAACCTTCGCTTCAACCAACGTTGGGACCGGGACGGCATGCTTTGGTGGACACAGTTCGGCGCTCACATTTGGTTCGAAAACGAGGCGTTCTACGCTAACTACAAAAAACTCTTGCGCGACTGGATCAAGGAACGCCGCAACAGCCCTTCCCTCATCCTCTACGGCCTGCAAAACGAGAGCAAACTCCCCGCTTGGTTTGCCAAAGAATGCGCCGACATCATTCGCGATCTCGACCCGACCGCCAGTATCCAACGTCCCATTACGACTTGCAACGGGGGCGAAGGTACCGACTGGGATGTCGCCCAGAATTGGTCCGGCACCTACGGGGGTGACCTCTACAACTACGCTAACGAAATCCGCAAGCAACGCCTCGTCGGCGAGTATGGGGCTTGGCGCAGCATCGACCTGCATAGCGAGGGCGGCTTCATCGAGGATGGTATCCTCTCCGAGGATCGAATGGCAGCACTCATGGAAACCAAGGTTCGTCTCGCTGAAACGGTGCGCGACAAGGCGATCGGCCACTTCGCCTGGCCCATGACCACTCACCAGAACCCGGGTCGCAACGTCGGTGGCAGTGGACAGCAAACCACCGACGGTATCCGCGAGCTAGATCAGATCGGGCCCGCCAACAACAAAGGCCTGCAAACGATATGGGGCGAGCCGCTCGACGTTTTCTACATGTACCGCAGCAATTACACTCCCGCTAGCGAGGATCCCATGGTCTATATCGTCTCCCACACGTGGCCCGACCGATGGACAGAACCTGGCCTGAAGGACGGCATCATCGTCTATTCCAACTGCGAGGAAGTGGAGCTTTTCAACGATTTGGGAGGCAAGTCCCTCGGGACTCGCAAACGAGGCCCTCGCGGAACCCATTTCGCTTGGGACCAAGTCGAGATCCAGTATGACACACTCTACGCCGAGGCGCGGATCGACGGCAGGACCGTCGCTACTGACATTATCCAATTCCATCATCTTCCTCCCGCTCCACTTGCCAAAGCGGCCAACGAGCGAGAAGCGCCCGTTGGGCAATCCTCGAAAGATCGCCACTACCACTACCGCATCAACTGCGGTGGTCCTGACTATGTGGATACAAACGGAAACCTCTGGCTTGCCGACCAAGCCGAGACCGAAACCTCGAGCTGGGGAGCCACTTCCTGGGGCGACCGCTTCGCCAATCTTCCACACGCCTTCGGGAGCAAGAGGCGCGTCTATCACCCAATCTCAAATACCCGCGACGACTCCTTGCTGCAGAGCTTTCGTTACGGGCGCGAAGAACTTTCCTATCGCTTCGAACTCCCCGACGGTGACTACGAGGTCGAGCTTCACTTTATCGAGCCATGGTACGGCATCGACGACTCTAAAGACGTTGCGGGCTGGAGACTCTTCGACGTAGCCCTCAACGGAGTGACCCAAATCGACAACCTCGACATCTGGAGCGAAGCGGGTACCGCCAGCCATTTGAGCAAAACGGTTCCGGTTACAGTAACCGGTGGTGAACTTGTCATCAGCTTTCCCGAGGTGCTCTCGACGCAAGCGGTCATTTCAGCGATCGCTATCAGCTCGAAGAACGCGTCAGAAGATCCGGATACATTTCGTTTGATAACCCATCTCAGCAGCAGCTCCCCCTCCACCGCGGCGCTAACCTGGCTCGACACTGGGGTTCAGCTTTTCGCCGACCAAGCCGCTACACTGTCAGAGCTGTCGTATCCGCTGAGGGAAAGCGAGTGGATACAGGTCGCCGCCCAGGATACTGAGCAAAAGGATTTCAACATCGAATTCACCTTGAGCTCGGATGCCGACGTCTTTGTAGCAATGCCCAACCCCCATCCTGCTTGGCTCTTGGATTGGGAAGACACCGAATTTACGCTGGAAACGACACAGTCCTCCGGCGAAGGGATTCCAATTCTTCGCAAACGATTCGACCAAGGCGAAAAAGTCACGCTTGGTTCCGGCCAGGCCTATACCACCATCGCAAAGCTTCGCCCCGCTCCTGCTCCCGCCACTTCCGTATTCGATTTTAGGGTACGTGGGAGCCAAGCTAGCGAAAAATGGCAAGCCATCGCCAACTTGCGAGCCGGACGTTCGCTCTACAGCGATGGGGGCCCTAGTATCGAACGTTTCTACTCCCGACTGAGCGACTGCGATTGGCTGCGCGGCCCGCAAAACGATGCCCAAAACGAGGAACTGGAAATATATTTTACAGTGGACGACCACACCGAGGTCTACCTCGCCCTTGATCCACGTATTGAAGAACGGCCCCATTGGCTCAAGGATTGGATCCCTACCAACTATTACATCCAACCCATCGGCCACGGACGTATCCATATGATGATGCGGCGCTACGCGCCCGGCGAGCAAGTCTTCCTCGGCCCTAACGGTTCCTTGCCCGACGGTTCTGAGGCAGCCCTTTACAGTGTCGTCGTTCGATCCGTGCGCGAATCGTTCCTTAAACCAATCGTCACCCACGCTCCCGAAAGAGGCCTTGCGGAATGGGAAATCTACGTCGGCGTCGGGGATCGCTACGGATTGAATATTCCTTACCTGTTCGAAGGCGGCGCCCCTCTAGAAGCGAAGCTCGAAATCATCTCCCTAGCGGACGGCAGTCTCGTCTGCGACGATACTTTCACGATCCAACCCAGTATCGGCAATCCTGTGACAGACGTGATCCGCCTCCGCACCTGCGACAGCATCAACGCGGGCAACTATACCATCCGCTTCACTTTCGAGCCGGGCAACAAGATCCAGTTTCAAGATGTCGTTGTAGAATAA
- a CDS encoding iron-containing alcohol dehydrogenase: MPNSLEANCRSKLRPLTLLQPAKISFGAGASLQAVDFLKERNIASVALFVSRSTCSLAAGLLDALQAAKIETHVSQAQPAEPTLQDAESARAWLRSTAAQAAIGFGGGSVIDIAKIAAATVRQAASLSTFVGNGLLPSRPIPLLAIPTTSGAGSEVSPNAIFLDVEAQLKKGIISPWLVPDAAFVDPELTYSLPSGTTASTALDALSHCIEAYANRNAHPLVDVYALKGVEFIFQNLKAAIEDGRNTEARSALALGSLYGGLCLGPVNTAAIHALSYPLGSEFQVPHGLANAMLMPHVLSFNAVTAPQRYAEIALHLGIASSTDDVTEQAKRFIQSLTQLCADCSIPSSLSDFRVSQDDIPRMAAAALTIQRLLVNNLRDLTQTDAEAIYRNAF, encoded by the coding sequence GTGCCTAACTCACTCGAAGCGAACTGCCGCAGCAAACTGCGTCCCCTTACGCTGCTTCAACCCGCCAAAATCTCATTTGGCGCTGGAGCGAGCCTGCAGGCGGTCGATTTCCTGAAAGAGAGAAACATCGCCTCCGTGGCTCTCTTCGTATCCAGGTCCACCTGCAGCCTCGCCGCCGGACTTCTCGACGCGCTGCAAGCGGCCAAGATCGAAACCCACGTTTCGCAGGCCCAGCCAGCGGAGCCCACCTTGCAAGACGCCGAAAGCGCCCGAGCTTGGCTTCGTTCCACCGCCGCTCAGGCAGCCATCGGCTTCGGCGGAGGAAGCGTCATCGACATCGCGAAAATCGCCGCCGCCACCGTTCGCCAAGCAGCGTCCCTTTCGACTTTCGTCGGCAACGGACTCCTGCCGTCCCGTCCCATTCCGCTGCTGGCCATTCCCACCACCTCGGGAGCAGGCAGCGAAGTTTCGCCGAACGCCATCTTCCTCGACGTAGAGGCGCAGCTGAAAAAAGGCATCATCAGCCCTTGGCTCGTGCCGGACGCCGCCTTTGTCGATCCGGAACTGACCTACTCGCTTCCCAGCGGGACTACGGCCAGCACCGCCCTAGACGCCCTCTCCCACTGCATCGAAGCCTACGCCAACCGCAACGCCCATCCCCTGGTAGACGTCTACGCCCTCAAAGGCGTCGAGTTCATCTTCCAAAACCTGAAAGCCGCCATCGAAGACGGCCGCAATACGGAAGCACGGTCAGCCCTCGCCCTCGGAAGCCTTTACGGGGGCCTCTGCCTAGGGCCTGTGAATACCGCAGCAATCCACGCGCTCTCCTATCCGCTGGGCAGCGAATTCCAGGTGCCGCATGGGCTGGCAAACGCCATGTTGATGCCGCACGTCCTCAGTTTCAACGCGGTGACCGCCCCTCAACGCTACGCCGAAATCGCCCTCCATCTCGGTATCGCCAGCTCCACGGACGACGTTACCGAGCAAGCAAAGCGCTTTATCCAATCCCTCACCCAGCTCTGCGCCGACTGCTCTATCCCCAGCAGCTTGTCGGACTTCAGGGTCAGCCAAGACGACATTCCTCGGATGGCCGCCGCTGCCCTCACCATCCAACGACTCCTTGTCAACAATCTAAGAGACCTGACGCAAACGGACGCTGAAGCAATCTACCGAAACGCATTCTAA
- a CDS encoding fumarylacetoacetate hydrolase family protein: MKIIRYLDTKGNLHFGAEQEDGSALRIEGDLFGDFEVTSEKAEVAKLLAPVAPTQILCIGLNYKRHAEETKAKMPERPILFVKGVNTLQHPGDPIEIPTAMASAEVDYECELAVVIGKPCKNVKREDALDYVLGYTCANDVSARDWQIKLGGGQWCRGKFFDTFAPLGPRLVTADEITNPNALKIATILNGERVQDWNTDDMIFDVPAIIEFLSGSTTLVPGTVILTGTPHGVGMAFDPPKWLKAGDEVTIEIEGIGSLTNPVKLEA; encoded by the coding sequence ATGAAGATTATACGTTATTTGGATACAAAGGGAAATTTGCATTTCGGAGCGGAGCAGGAAGACGGTTCTGCTTTGCGGATCGAAGGCGATCTCTTCGGCGATTTCGAGGTGACCAGCGAGAAGGCGGAAGTCGCCAAGCTATTGGCTCCCGTCGCTCCGACGCAGATTTTGTGCATCGGCTTGAACTACAAGCGTCATGCGGAAGAGACCAAAGCAAAGATGCCGGAGCGTCCGATCCTCTTTGTGAAGGGAGTGAATACCTTGCAGCATCCTGGGGATCCGATCGAGATTCCTACCGCTATGGCCAGCGCGGAGGTCGATTACGAGTGCGAGCTCGCAGTCGTGATTGGCAAGCCCTGCAAGAACGTGAAGCGAGAGGACGCGCTTGATTACGTGCTCGGCTACACCTGCGCGAATGACGTATCAGCCCGCGACTGGCAGATCAAGTTGGGTGGGGGACAATGGTGTCGCGGTAAATTTTTCGATACCTTCGCTCCGCTTGGTCCGCGTTTGGTCACTGCGGACGAGATCACGAATCCGAACGCCCTAAAGATCGCAACGATTCTCAATGGCGAGCGTGTCCAAGATTGGAATACAGACGATATGATTTTCGATGTGCCGGCGATCATCGAGTTTCTCAGCGGCAGCACCACGCTCGTTCCCGGTACGGTCATCCTGACCGGCACGCCACATGGCGTTGGGATGGCCTTTGACCCGCCCAAGTGGCTGAAGGCGGGCGACGAAGTGACGATCGAGATCGAGGGGATCGGATCGTTGACGAATCCGGTAAAGCTAGAAGCCTAG
- a CDS encoding SDR family NAD(P)-dependent oxidoreductase, giving the protein MVFDLTGKRALVTGAGSGIGEAIAIRFAEAGAQVFVIDRDEPQGEAVAARIREAGGSAEFHCLDVSDPVAAKALAERLGSIEVLVNNAGIGHVGGLLETESDDLDRLHAVNVRGPFNLCKAFVPGMLEKGLGSVINMSSVGGLLAVKDRLAYTVSKHAVVGLTRSLARDHSHSGVRFNAICPGRVETPFVKARLAEYPDPEAAYHEMASTQLNGRMGKPEEIAALAHYLASDESAMVTGSCQSIDGGWSAGK; this is encoded by the coding sequence ATGGTGTTTGATCTTACAGGTAAAAGAGCGCTCGTGACAGGCGCGGGCTCTGGCATTGGGGAGGCAATTGCGATCAGGTTCGCGGAAGCCGGCGCTCAGGTTTTCGTGATCGATCGAGACGAACCTCAGGGGGAGGCGGTTGCTGCGCGAATCCGAGAAGCGGGCGGTAGCGCCGAATTTCATTGTTTGGACGTCTCCGATCCTGTGGCCGCAAAGGCTTTGGCGGAGCGGTTAGGAAGTATCGAGGTTCTCGTGAACAACGCTGGAATCGGCCACGTTGGCGGACTGCTGGAAACCGAGTCGGATGATTTGGATCGTTTACATGCGGTCAACGTAAGAGGCCCTTTCAACCTGTGTAAGGCTTTCGTGCCCGGAATGCTGGAGAAGGGCCTGGGAAGCGTTATTAACATGTCTTCGGTTGGCGGTCTCCTAGCGGTGAAGGATCGATTGGCTTACACCGTGAGCAAGCATGCGGTGGTCGGCCTGACGCGCTCGCTCGCTCGCGACCATTCGCATAGCGGAGTGCGGTTCAATGCGATTTGTCCGGGGCGGGTGGAAACTCCGTTTGTTAAGGCTCGCTTGGCTGAATACCCCGATCCTGAGGCGGCCTATCACGAGATGGCGTCTACCCAACTCAACGGGAGAATGGGAAAACCGGAGGAAATTGCGGCGCTGGCCCACTATTTGGCGAGCGACGAGTCGGCCATGGTAACGGGATCCTGCCAGTCGATAGATGGTGGTTGGTCTGCGGGAAAGTAG